From a single Helicovermis profundi genomic region:
- a CDS encoding type II CAAX endopeptidase family protein, producing the protein MNENYSLLKTNLLYTALTIVFLTIGGYFQNKDFYSGIFITEYIIILLPVFLLAIFTKVNIRKALKINPIKLKTLFKIFIMAFLLLPVIASANLLIISILSFFGKVIMPPIPEVTNGKEFLVQLFFVSISAGLCEEFFFRGMVLNAYEGFFNKKWGVISAALLFGLFHFNIQNLLGPIILGLVFGYIVQLTNSIFASVIAHIANNGIAVTIAFIGSYFASALPDNANSAAALNTPSIVIAQFIFFTIIASISAFGVYLIIKSIAKDYIPLKVSDNININETNYSVMEIEENTAYIKNKETEELKKINIPKLLKSKYSRTLKIWDDKIENKPKLIYFIPIGISVIMYFMVLNLQLTMK; encoded by the coding sequence ATGAATGAAAATTACAGTTTATTAAAAACAAATTTACTCTACACCGCATTAACAATAGTATTCTTAACTATTGGTGGCTATTTTCAAAACAAAGATTTTTATTCGGGCATTTTTATTACAGAATATATTATTATACTTCTTCCAGTTTTTCTTCTAGCAATTTTTACTAAAGTAAACATTAGAAAAGCTCTTAAAATTAACCCTATAAAATTAAAAACTTTATTTAAAATTTTTATTATGGCATTTCTTCTTTTACCTGTAATTGCATCTGCTAATTTACTAATTATTAGCATACTAAGTTTTTTTGGTAAAGTAATAATGCCTCCAATTCCCGAAGTTACAAATGGCAAGGAATTTTTAGTTCAGTTATTTTTTGTTTCAATTTCAGCTGGACTTTGCGAAGAATTTTTCTTTAGAGGAATGGTTCTAAATGCTTATGAAGGTTTTTTCAATAAAAAATGGGGCGTAATTAGTGCCGCTCTTTTATTTGGACTGTTTCATTTTAATATACAAAATCTTTTAGGACCAATTATACTCGGTTTAGTTTTTGGTTATATAGTTCAGCTTACAAATTCTATTTTTGCAAGCGTAATCGCGCATATTGCAAACAATGGTATTGCGGTTACTATTGCATTTATTGGTTCTTACTTTGCATCAGCGCTTCCTGATAATGCTAATAGCGCAGCTGCTTTAAATACACCGTCAATTGTAATTGCTCAGTTTATATTTTTTACAATTATTGCCTCAATAAGTGCATTTGGAGTTTATCTAATTATTAAATCAATTGCTAAAGATTATATTCCTCTTAAAGTATCTGACAATATAAATATTAATGAAACAAACTACTCTGTTATGGAGATTGAAGAAAATACAGCTTATATTAAAAATAAAGAAACTGAAGAACTAAAAAAAATAAATATTCCAAAACTGCTTAAAAGCAAGTATTCTAGGACGCTTAAAATTTGGGATGATAAAATAGAAAATAAACCTAAATTAATTTACTTTATTCCTATTGGAATTTCTGTTATTATGTATTTTATGGTTCTAAATCTTCAACTTACTATGAAATAA
- a CDS encoding class I SAM-dependent methyltransferase, with protein MMSIYSGFARAYDFLMKDVDYDKWVQIIETYFKKYNYNGKVIFELACGTGNITERLFKKGYNIIGTDISEEMLMIAQEKSYENHHMINFINQDMRDINYRKKVDAILSICDGINYITSSDDLKSVINGAHRILNENGLFIFDISSEFKLKNILSNNTFAEVFDDASYIWENFFDEETNILEFDLTIFLKSDDKINDEDFLYEKYTENHIQKAHSIKEIKTVLNDKFEILDIVDGDTGYKLMNDSQRILFVCKKI; from the coding sequence ATTATGTCAATTTACTCTGGGTTCGCTAGAGCATATGATTTTTTAATGAAAGACGTAGATTACGATAAATGGGTACAAATAATAGAAACTTATTTTAAAAAATATAATTATAATGGTAAAGTCATTTTTGAACTCGCATGTGGAACTGGAAATATCACTGAGAGACTATTTAAAAAAGGATATAATATTATAGGCACCGATATTTCCGAGGAAATGCTAATGATTGCCCAAGAAAAATCCTATGAAAATCACCATATGATTAATTTTATCAATCAAGATATGAGAGATATTAACTACAGAAAAAAAGTTGATGCTATACTTAGCATTTGTGATGGTATTAATTATATTACTAGTAGCGATGACTTAAAAAGTGTTATTAACGGAGCTCACAGAATACTTAACGAAAATGGTCTATTCATCTTTGATATTAGCTCTGAATTTAAGCTTAAAAATATTCTATCCAATAATACCTTTGCAGAAGTTTTTGATGATGCATCTTATATTTGGGAAAATTTCTTCGATGAAGAAACTAATATTTTAGAATTTGATTTAACTATTTTTCTTAAATCAGATGATAAAATAAATGATGAAGATTTTTTATATGAAAAATACACAGAAAATCACATTCAAAAAGCTCATTCTATTAAAGAAATAAAAACAGTATTAAATGATAAATTTGAAATTCTTGATATAGTAGATGGTGACACTGGTTATAAATTAATGAATGATTCTCAAAGAATTTTATTTGTTTGTAAAAAAATTTAA